A region of Paenibacillus thiaminolyticus DNA encodes the following proteins:
- a CDS encoding DUF309 domain-containing protein, translating to MDYPLAYIDYMLEFHGTRDWFECHEIMEEHWKAESSAERKVWWLTLVQIAVGLYHERRGNLAGAGKMLRSALAHAPEVAWSQLGIDGSELIAQLSERVESYRQGGAPERTYAEWNFPIADPELAAQCEARCQALGWQWCRTGSEQDESILHRHKLRDREPVIAARRAAQRLKGRNRKQGRP from the coding sequence ATGGATTATCCGCTAGCGTACATCGACTATATGCTGGAATTCCACGGCACGAGGGATTGGTTCGAATGCCACGAGATTATGGAGGAGCACTGGAAGGCGGAGTCATCGGCTGAACGGAAAGTCTGGTGGCTGACTCTCGTGCAGATTGCGGTCGGCTTGTACCATGAGCGCAGAGGCAATCTGGCCGGGGCCGGCAAAATGCTGCGCAGCGCGCTTGCGCATGCTCCGGAGGTTGCGTGGTCGCAACTGGGGATCGACGGCTCGGAGCTTATCGCCCAATTGTCGGAGCGGGTGGAGTCGTATCGTCAAGGGGGTGCGCCGGAGCGGACGTATGCCGAGTGGAACTTCCCTATTGCCGATCCGGAGCTGGCCGCTCAATGCGAAGCCCGTTGCCAGGCCTTGGGCTGGCAGTGGTGCCGCACGGGAAGCGAGCAAGACGAGAGCATCCTTCATCGTCATAAGCTGAGGGACCGCGAACCGGTCATTGCGGCGCGCAGGGCGGCCCAGCGCCTGAAGGGGCGGAACCGGAAGCAGGGGCGTCCGTAG
- a CDS encoding class I SAM-dependent methyltransferase yields MYMAKDWQDYEVIDTGNGEKLERWGDVILRRPDPQIIWPIEREAKHWHQVHGHYHRSSSGGGSWDMKKPIPERWSIQYRDLKFHIRPTNFKHTGLFPEQAVNWAWMMEKISQANRPIKVLNLFAYTGGATVACAYAGAEVCHVDAAKGMVQWAKENVQLSGLVSRPVRFITDDVFKFVQREERRGNKYDAIIMDPPSYGRGPGGETWKLEQSLYPFLASCMKIMSDTPLFLLINSYTTGLSPSVLNNMLSMTMKKRYGGKITSGEIGLPITQSGLVLPCGILGRWEA; encoded by the coding sequence ATGTATATGGCAAAAGATTGGCAAGATTATGAGGTCATCGATACCGGGAACGGTGAGAAATTGGAGCGCTGGGGCGATGTTATCCTGCGCCGCCCGGATCCGCAAATTATATGGCCTATCGAACGGGAAGCGAAGCATTGGCATCAGGTTCACGGCCACTACCACCGCAGCTCTTCGGGAGGCGGCAGCTGGGACATGAAGAAGCCGATCCCGGAACGCTGGTCGATACAGTACCGCGACTTGAAGTTCCATATCCGCCCGACCAACTTCAAGCATACCGGGCTGTTCCCGGAGCAAGCGGTGAACTGGGCCTGGATGATGGAAAAAATATCGCAAGCGAACCGCCCGATCAAAGTGCTGAATCTGTTCGCCTATACGGGCGGCGCGACCGTCGCATGCGCTTATGCGGGTGCAGAAGTATGCCATGTGGACGCCGCCAAAGGGATGGTGCAGTGGGCCAAAGAAAATGTGCAATTGTCCGGCCTTGTCTCCCGTCCGGTTCGCTTCATAACGGATGACGTGTTCAAATTCGTGCAGCGGGAGGAGCGCCGCGGCAACAAGTATGATGCCATTATTATGGACCCTCCATCGTACGGGAGAGGACCTGGCGGTGAAACGTGGAAGCTGGAGCAGAGCTTGTATCCGTTCCTGGCCTCCTGCATGAAAATTATGTCGGACACCCCATTGTTCCTGTTAATCAACTCGTATACGACCGGGCTCTCCCCGTCCGTACTGAACAATATGCTCAGCATGACGATGAAGAAGCGGTACGGAGGAAAGATTACAAGCGGCGAGATCGGACTGCCAATCACGCAGTCCGGACTGGTGCTTCCATGCGGTATCCTGGGCCGCTGGGAGGCGTGA
- a CDS encoding iron-sulfur cluster biosynthesis family protein, with the protein MSVSIEVTPGAEEALRRKLDGPSGEAGYIKLIYDTDGCGCAVNGVPALWLVRERGACDEDLPNNASLPMLLGRHQAVFYEDRMKLDAGAIAGSFVLSSPQQIYSTHVICSDRRTASEASSEEEY; encoded by the coding sequence ATGTCAGTCAGCATCGAAGTGACGCCGGGAGCAGAGGAAGCGTTGAGACGGAAGCTGGACGGGCCGTCCGGCGAAGCAGGCTATATCAAGCTCATCTATGATACGGATGGATGCGGATGCGCGGTGAACGGGGTTCCCGCCCTCTGGCTGGTGAGGGAACGGGGCGCCTGCGATGAGGACCTTCCGAATAACGCAAGCCTGCCCATGCTGCTCGGCCGCCATCAGGCTGTATTTTATGAAGATCGCATGAAGCTCGATGCCGGAGCGATTGCCGGATCCTTCGTGCTCAGCAGTCCGCAGCAGATCTATTCGACACATGTCATTTGCTCGGATCGGCGCACGGCTTCCGAGGCATCTTCAGAGGAGGAATATTGA
- a CDS encoding CapA family protein yields the protein MNKYRFKFDKRFIYAMLVILLLTACGSLAPNPHAHQGQAAALEAGEEKQTDEDTFEEAVPASADKTGQTDEMDETDTAAKAEEPAAEAEPYTLSGRLLAVGDIMMHSPQFPAYLNPKTGQYDFRGFFTNVKPILKEADWCWANLETPLLGGEKVYTGYPMFNAPPELADALKDAGFNIVTAANNHTLDRRERGALRTREVLKDRGLVTKGISASLWESKQPTLMDKNGITMGILAYTYGTNGIPLPKDKPYLVSLIDEKRMIEDIQKTRSAGADVVVIALHFGTEYEPNPNKEQTRLARKLVQAGADIILGSHPHVLQPYERLTVKDKHGQTREGLIIYSLGNFISNQRGDGKDVGVIFGVTIEMHMPEGTIELKEISAEPTWVHINGPHEKRKYSVIPLSSVLKDKTDTRFTKQQRQQMSNMKQRAARHVSSMSEVPVLLQALPAR from the coding sequence ATGAACAAGTATCGATTCAAATTCGACAAGAGATTCATTTATGCAATGCTGGTCATCCTGCTGCTGACCGCCTGCGGATCTCTCGCCCCTAATCCTCATGCCCATCAGGGGCAGGCAGCCGCGCTGGAGGCCGGAGAGGAGAAGCAGACGGACGAGGACACATTCGAGGAAGCGGTGCCTGCCTCGGCAGACAAGACAGGCCAGACGGACGAGATGGACGAGACGGACACCGCCGCGAAAGCGGAAGAGCCCGCCGCTGAAGCCGAACCGTATACGCTGAGCGGAAGGCTCCTGGCTGTAGGCGATATAATGATGCATTCGCCGCAGTTCCCGGCATATCTGAATCCGAAGACGGGACAGTATGATTTCCGCGGGTTCTTCACGAACGTGAAGCCGATACTGAAGGAAGCCGACTGGTGCTGGGCAAATCTCGAGACCCCTTTGCTTGGGGGCGAGAAGGTGTATACGGGCTACCCGATGTTCAATGCCCCGCCCGAGCTGGCCGACGCGCTGAAGGATGCCGGCTTCAACATCGTCACCGCCGCGAACAATCATACATTGGACCGGCGGGAACGCGGAGCGCTGCGAACGAGAGAAGTGCTCAAGGATCGCGGCCTCGTCACGAAGGGCATCTCGGCTTCCCTGTGGGAATCCAAGCAGCCGACATTGATGGACAAGAACGGGATAACGATGGGTATTCTTGCTTATACATACGGAACGAACGGAATCCCGCTTCCTAAGGATAAGCCGTACCTCGTCTCCCTCATTGACGAAAAGCGCATGATTGAAGATATTCAGAAGACCCGTTCGGCCGGGGCCGATGTCGTGGTCATCGCCCTGCATTTCGGAACCGAGTACGAGCCGAATCCGAACAAAGAACAGACCCGGCTAGCGCGCAAGCTCGTCCAAGCCGGAGCCGACATCATTCTTGGCTCGCACCCGCATGTGCTTCAGCCTTATGAGCGCTTGACCGTCAAAGATAAGCACGGCCAGACGCGGGAGGGACTTATTATTTATTCACTAGGCAACTTTATATCGAATCAACGGGGAGACGGCAAAGATGTCGGTGTCATCTTCGGTGTCACAATTGAGATGCATATGCCGGAAGGAACAATCGAGCTGAAGGAAATTTCGGCTGAGCCGACATGGGTGCATATTAATGGGCCGCATGAAAAACGTAAATACAGCGTCATTCCTCTATCCTCAGTCTTGAAGGATAAAACGGATACACGGTTCACCAAGCAGCAACGGCAGCAGATGTCCAACATGAAGCAGCGGGCAGCCAGACATGTCTCTTCCATGTCCGAGGTGCCGGTGCTGCTGCAGGCACTGCCGGCCCGCTAG
- a CDS encoding beta-class carbonic anhydrase — protein MKNNMESILEFNKQFVDKREYEQFLTNKYPDKKMAIITCMDTRLVELLPRAMNLRNGDAKIIKNAGAIISQPFGSVVRSVLVAIYELGANEVVVVGHYGCGMTGLNSEGIIEKAKARGVQDVVLDTLTNSGIKLHHWLRGFDNVHEGVLNSVRILRKHPLLPNDIPVHGMVIHPDTGALEWVADGYRYLEDLQSDPELADKETHTPSATR, from the coding sequence ATGAAGAACAACATGGAATCCATTTTGGAATTCAACAAGCAATTCGTGGACAAGCGGGAATACGAGCAGTTTTTGACGAACAAGTACCCGGACAAAAAGATGGCTATTATTACCTGCATGGATACCCGGCTCGTCGAGCTGCTTCCCCGGGCGATGAATCTGCGCAACGGCGATGCCAAAATCATCAAAAACGCGGGCGCCATTATTTCGCAGCCGTTCGGCAGCGTCGTGCGCAGCGTGCTCGTCGCCATCTATGAGCTGGGAGCGAATGAAGTCGTCGTCGTCGGGCATTATGGATGCGGCATGACCGGGCTGAATTCCGAGGGCATTATCGAGAAGGCGAAGGCAAGAGGAGTTCAGGATGTCGTCCTGGACACGCTCACCAATTCAGGCATCAAGCTTCACCATTGGCTTCGCGGATTCGACAACGTCCATGAGGGCGTGTTGAACAGCGTGCGCATTTTGCGGAAGCACCCGCTGCTGCCGAACGATATCCCCGTGCATGGCATGGTCATTCATCCGGATACCGGCGCTCTGGAATGGGTAGCGGACGGCTACCGCTACCTGGAGGATCTCCAATCCGATCCGGAACTGGCGGACAAGGAGACGCATACCCCTTCGGCCACCCGTTGA
- a CDS encoding ABC transporter substrate-binding protein has translation MKHRRLGFTVLAVLLLCSAVLGACGGKSDKMKVKVGEVTRSIFYAPEYVAMGKGFFEAEGLEVELQTTFGGDKTMTALLSGAIDVALVGSETSVYVAQQGAEDPVINFSQLTQTDGTFLMARHAEGTFDWNDLKGKVFLGQRKGGMPQMAGEFTLKKHGIDPHGDLELIQNIDFANVASAFASGTGEYVQLFEPQASIFEKEGKGAVVASFGVESGLLPYTVFMTKQSYLTKNKEAAQKFTNAVYKAQKWVESESPEAIADVIMPFFKDTDRDIVVSSVKRYKEQGSFAADPVLDDKEWSNLLDVLDSAGELKERIEYGRIVNNEFAEEAKRQVK, from the coding sequence ATGAAGCATAGACGGCTTGGCTTCACCGTGCTCGCCGTGCTGCTGCTGTGCTCGGCAGTGCTGGGGGCTTGCGGAGGCAAAAGTGACAAAATGAAGGTGAAGGTCGGGGAAGTGACCCGGTCGATCTTTTATGCGCCAGAATATGTCGCGATGGGCAAAGGATTTTTCGAGGCAGAGGGACTGGAGGTGGAGCTGCAGACGACGTTCGGGGGAGACAAGACGATGACGGCGCTGCTCTCCGGAGCGATCGACGTCGCGCTTGTCGGCTCGGAGACGTCAGTCTATGTCGCGCAGCAAGGAGCGGAAGACCCGGTGATCAACTTCTCGCAGCTGACGCAGACCGATGGCACGTTCCTGATGGCACGCCATGCCGAAGGCACCTTCGATTGGAATGATCTGAAGGGCAAGGTGTTCCTCGGACAGCGCAAAGGCGGCATGCCGCAAATGGCTGGCGAGTTCACGCTGAAAAAGCATGGCATCGATCCGCACGGCGATCTGGAGCTGATTCAAAATATTGATTTTGCCAACGTCGCCTCTGCATTCGCTTCGGGCACAGGGGAGTACGTGCAGCTGTTCGAACCGCAGGCGTCCATTTTCGAGAAGGAAGGAAAAGGGGCGGTCGTCGCTTCGTTCGGCGTGGAGAGCGGACTGCTGCCGTATACGGTCTTCATGACGAAGCAGAGCTATCTGACGAAGAACAAGGAAGCGGCTCAGAAGTTCACCAATGCGGTCTATAAGGCGCAGAAGTGGGTGGAGTCGGAATCGCCGGAAGCGATCGCCGATGTTATTATGCCGTTCTTCAAGGATACGGATCGGGACATTGTCGTCAGCTCGGTGAAGCGGTATAAGGAACAGGGCTCCTTCGCGGCCGATCCGGTGCTGGACGATAAGGAGTGGAGCAATCTGCTGGATGTGCTCGACTCGGCGGGCGAATTGAAAGAACGGATCGAGTATGGCCGGATCGTCAATAATGAATTTGCGGAGGAAGCCAAGCGGCAGGTGAAGTAG
- a CDS encoding MarR family winged helix-turn-helix transcriptional regulator, with product MHATEFAKLWSKLSKDYKGVMDEALAPSLTESQLVVLELVAEYGKVKPSDLLPHLATTPAAITTLLDRMEKNALIMRERDSVDRRIVWIQATPFGEQEMRRGIEIRESYWNDTLHRISTHNQQLLILLLGKLANKPAAPAPDTEAVAAGTKR from the coding sequence ATGCATGCAACCGAATTTGCCAAGCTATGGTCGAAGTTGTCGAAGGATTACAAGGGGGTTATGGATGAAGCGCTGGCGCCTAGTCTGACGGAAAGCCAGCTCGTCGTGCTTGAGCTGGTGGCGGAGTACGGCAAGGTGAAGCCTTCCGATCTGCTGCCGCACCTGGCGACGACTCCGGCAGCGATTACGACATTGCTCGATCGAATGGAGAAGAATGCGCTCATTATGCGTGAACGCGACTCGGTCGATCGGCGAATCGTGTGGATTCAGGCTACCCCGTTCGGAGAACAAGAGATGCGGCGCGGCATCGAGATTCGGGAATCGTATTGGAATGATACCCTGCATCGCATCTCCACCCATAATCAGCAGCTGCTCATTCTGCTGCTGGGGAAGCTGGCGAACAAGCCGGCCGCCCCTGCACCCGATACGGAGGCGGTAGCGGCCGGTACGAAGCGTTGA
- a CDS encoding 3-dehydroquinate dehydratase — MKTVFIDFQERKIPVFCTNISHKNTFSLLMEALNTKVRTGKKAIKTCLESLISIEIIGSEAILHSKREMDSLALSLY, encoded by the coding sequence ATGAAAACTGTCTTTATCGATTTTCAGGAGCGTAAAATTCCCGTGTTTTGCACAAATATATCGCACAAAAATACATTCTCGTTATTAATGGAAGCTTTGAATACGAAGGTGCGTACAGGCAAGAAAGCCATCAAGACCTGTCTCGAATCCTTGATCAGCATCGAGATCATCGGGTCAGAGGCGATCCTGCACTCCAAGCGGGAGATGGACTCGCTCGCGCTGTCACTGTATTGA
- a CDS encoding YxcD family protein, with translation MQLRISMDEIVNAVCLHLAMRRQVQPTDIEVELCWDEEHGFTAEVWVNGRHQYLVEMNLLEAIEQYVHKEYGQRAFRHQIRLEVDDEIWAQVDTGL, from the coding sequence ATGCAGCTTCGCATTAGTATGGATGAGATCGTGAACGCCGTGTGCTTGCACCTGGCGATGCGCAGACAGGTTCAACCGACGGATATTGAAGTCGAGCTCTGTTGGGATGAGGAACACGGATTCACCGCCGAGGTATGGGTGAACGGGCGTCATCAATATTTGGTCGAGATGAACCTGCTGGAAGCGATCGAGCAATACGTCCACAAGGAATACGGGCAGCGTGCCTTCCGGCACCAGATTCGCCTGGAAGTGGATGATGAGATCTGGGCTCAAGTCGACACCGGCTTATAA
- a CDS encoding CobW family GTP-binding protein, which yields MANAISDKAQKIPVVILAGFLGSGKTTLLQQWLQWSLDAGMKPAVVMNEVGEVNLDGQLLPEDVAMTELLNGCICCSMRGDFSLKLYELVQSERPDIIYVECTGIAQPMELVDSITEISLYSDVVLNHIVTLADASHLAAMLDEGEKPNRKLMNLLQEQVRAAQLILVNKADRVNEAQLEAVQRELRAWNAEADMLVTERAAIDRSRWQDAIRTGDAPVEQEAKPGCASRHHAHDKVTVWTRAIPRAVDSERFERWLLGQPSNVYRAKGIVTFTDTTKRYMFQYAYRATEFVPIMPQGEVEDVLVMIGEQMDVAELERSFCDICQ from the coding sequence ATGGCGAACGCAATATCAGACAAGGCACAAAAAATTCCCGTCGTTATCCTGGCGGGCTTCCTCGGGAGCGGCAAGACGACACTCCTTCAGCAATGGCTGCAATGGAGCCTTGATGCGGGCATGAAGCCGGCTGTTGTCATGAATGAGGTCGGCGAGGTGAATCTGGACGGGCAGCTGCTGCCTGAGGACGTGGCGATGACCGAGCTGCTGAACGGATGCATCTGCTGCTCGATGCGGGGCGATTTCAGTCTCAAGCTGTACGAACTGGTTCAGTCGGAGCGTCCCGACATCATCTATGTGGAATGTACCGGCATCGCCCAGCCGATGGAGCTGGTCGACTCGATTACGGAGATATCGCTGTATTCCGATGTCGTATTGAATCATATCGTGACCTTGGCCGATGCTTCTCATCTTGCCGCGATGCTTGACGAAGGGGAAAAGCCGAACCGCAAGCTGATGAATCTCCTGCAGGAGCAGGTCCGCGCGGCTCAGCTCATTCTGGTGAACAAGGCCGATCGGGTGAATGAAGCGCAGTTGGAAGCGGTACAGCGTGAGCTCCGCGCATGGAATGCCGAGGCCGACATGCTCGTTACCGAGCGGGCCGCCATCGACCGTTCAAGATGGCAGGATGCGATTCGGACGGGGGATGCCCCCGTAGAGCAAGAGGCGAAGCCTGGCTGCGCGTCAAGGCATCACGCGCACGACAAGGTTACCGTGTGGACGCGAGCCATTCCGCGAGCGGTCGATAGCGAGAGGTTCGAGCGCTGGCTGCTTGGACAGCCCTCGAACGTATACCGGGCGAAGGGAATCGTCACCTTCACCGATACGACGAAGCGCTATATGTTTCAGTACGCGTACCGGGCGACCGAGTTCGTTCCCATTATGCCGCAGGGCGAGGTGGAGGATGTTCTCGTCATGATCGGCGAACAGATGGATGTCGCCGAACTGGAGCGCTCCTTCTGCGATATATGCCAATAA
- a CDS encoding RluA family pseudouridine synthase: MRYPGPLGGVTPVPNIDVLYEDNHVIVVVKPPNLLSQADDTGDMDMLTAIKQDLKIRHNKPGNVYLGLVHRLDRPVGGAMVFAKTSKAASRLSDTVRKRELGKEYITVVHGVPASRHGTLKHTLLKDARTNTVRVVPPGTAGGKEAVLDYDVLGSAEGMSLVRIALHTGRPHQIRVQMKQLGCPLYGDQKYGAELNRPGQQLALWSRRLTFAHPVTKTELEFYSTPPHEYPWTIWKDSILG; encoded by the coding sequence ATGCGGTATCCTGGGCCGCTGGGAGGCGTGACTCCGGTGCCGAACATAGACGTCCTGTACGAAGACAATCATGTCATCGTCGTCGTGAAGCCGCCGAATCTGCTGTCTCAGGCCGATGATACCGGGGATATGGACATGCTCACGGCGATCAAGCAGGATTTGAAGATACGCCACAACAAGCCGGGCAATGTATATCTCGGCCTCGTTCACCGGCTGGATCGTCCCGTCGGCGGCGCGATGGTGTTCGCGAAGACATCGAAGGCGGCCTCCCGGCTGTCCGATACGGTCCGCAAGCGGGAGTTGGGCAAGGAGTATATCACCGTCGTGCATGGCGTCCCTGCCTCCCGGCACGGCACCTTGAAGCATACACTGCTCAAGGATGCCCGGACCAATACCGTCCGCGTCGTGCCGCCCGGCACGGCGGGAGGCAAGGAAGCGGTGCTCGACTATGACGTGCTTGGAAGCGCCGAAGGGATGTCGCTTGTCCGGATCGCGCTGCACACCGGGAGACCGCACCAGATCCGCGTGCAGATGAAGCAGTTGGGCTGCCCGCTATACGGAGATCAGAAGTACGGGGCCGAGCTTAATCGGCCGGGACAGCAGCTCGCGCTATGGTCGCGGCGGTTGACCTTTGCCCATCCGGTTACGAAGACGGAGTTGGAGTTCTATTCCACCCCGCCTCATGAATACCCTTGGACCATATGGAAGGACAGCATCCTTGGCTGA
- a CDS encoding response regulator transcription factor, which yields MNDVRILIVDDEWEITELISLYLRREGYQVFVADNGYSALHMVKETNPDLIILDILLKSLDGYEVCKEIRKTSSVPILFISCKSEDIDIIMGLTVGGDDYITKPFSPGQLVARVKAHLRRTLQSYSILPSPSAHQLHYGELEINLLSHDVKVGGRTVSLSAKEFDLLTYLAKSPNKVFKLEQLYQHIWNSESFGDTRTLMVHISNLRKKIERDPAHPRYIVTVRGVGYKFQYE from the coding sequence ATGAATGACGTACGGATATTAATCGTTGATGACGAATGGGAAATCACCGAGCTTATCTCGCTGTATTTGAGGCGAGAAGGGTACCAGGTCTTCGTGGCGGATAACGGATATTCTGCCTTGCATATGGTCAAGGAGACCAATCCGGATCTTATCATTCTCGATATTTTGCTGAAGTCGCTGGATGGCTATGAAGTGTGCAAGGAAATACGCAAAACTTCCTCCGTCCCGATCCTGTTTATCAGCTGTAAAAGCGAGGACATAGATATTATAATGGGTCTGACCGTAGGCGGCGATGATTATATCACGAAGCCGTTCAGCCCCGGCCAACTGGTGGCCAGAGTCAAGGCTCACTTGCGCAGAACGTTGCAATCCTACTCTATCCTGCCTTCACCTTCTGCCCACCAATTGCATTATGGCGAACTCGAGATCAATCTGCTCAGCCACGACGTGAAGGTCGGCGGCAGGACGGTCTCGCTGTCCGCGAAGGAATTCGATCTGTTGACCTATCTCGCCAAATCCCCGAACAAAGTATTTAAGCTCGAACAGCTGTATCAGCATATCTGGAATTCCGAGAGCTTCGGCGACACGCGCACGTTGATGGTGCACATTAGCAATCTGCGGAAAAAAATCGAGCGCGATCCCGCCCACCCCCGTTATATCGTCACCGTTCGAGGCGTAGGCTACAAGTTTCAATATGAATAA
- a CDS encoding carboxypeptidase M32, with protein MSTNEHPVLEQFHDMLTKMKSYEEALGLMQWDLRTGAPRKGAEQRAHAIGALAAEMFSLSVSPEMGNCLDELEQPGMLDSLSQADRKMVKDARKEYNRSRLIPPKLHQEYVVLTSHAETLWEDAKQKGDYESFKPYLRDIVAKTQQFIDYWGVRDTRYDTLLDAYEPDMTVAKLDSIFGRLRDQLVPLVQSVQASGKQPAADFLFQEFPIEGQKAISHYLLKEIGYDFDAGRLDESVHPFAIGLNPGDVRITTHYKTHDMADAIFSSLHEGGHALYEQNISGKYAGTPLASGTSMGIHESQSRFWENLIGRSRAFWSRYYGQVQQTFPFQLGQVTDEMVYRAVNRVEPSLIRIEADEVTYNLHIIIRYEIEKMLFNEGLSVDDLPDVWNDKYESYLGVRPKHAGEGVLQDVHWSGGGFGYFPSYSLGNMYAAQFMHALHRGMPDVEDRIASGELLAIKEWLTERIYQHGKLLTPAEIVMQVTGEALNPQYLVDYLSAKMKDVYSL; from the coding sequence ATGAGCACAAACGAACATCCGGTGTTGGAGCAATTTCACGATATGTTGACGAAAATGAAAAGTTATGAGGAAGCGTTGGGCCTCATGCAGTGGGATCTGCGGACAGGCGCCCCGCGCAAAGGGGCGGAGCAGCGGGCCCACGCCATCGGCGCGCTGGCGGCAGAGATGTTCTCACTGTCCGTCTCTCCAGAGATGGGGAACTGTCTGGATGAATTGGAGCAGCCTGGCATGCTCGATTCGTTGAGTCAGGCGGATCGCAAAATGGTGAAGGACGCCCGCAAGGAATACAATCGCAGCCGGCTTATCCCGCCGAAGCTTCATCAGGAGTATGTCGTGCTGACCTCTCATGCCGAGACGCTGTGGGAGGATGCGAAGCAAAAGGGAGATTACGAATCGTTCAAGCCGTACTTGCGGGACATCGTAGCGAAGACCCAGCAATTCATCGATTACTGGGGCGTGCGGGATACGCGCTATGATACGCTGCTGGACGCCTATGAGCCGGATATGACGGTAGCCAAGCTGGATTCAATATTCGGACGGCTCCGGGATCAGCTCGTTCCGCTCGTGCAGTCGGTCCAAGCCTCCGGCAAGCAGCCGGCCGCGGATTTTCTCTTCCAGGAGTTCCCGATTGAAGGGCAAAAGGCGATCAGCCATTACTTGCTGAAGGAGATCGGCTACGATTTCGATGCCGGCCGACTCGACGAGAGCGTTCATCCGTTCGCGATCGGGCTCAATCCGGGCGATGTGCGGATTACGACGCATTATAAGACGCATGATATGGCCGATGCGATATTCAGCTCGCTTCATGAAGGCGGACATGCGCTGTACGAGCAAAATATTAGCGGAAAATACGCAGGCACGCCGCTGGCGTCCGGCACCTCGATGGGGATTCATGAATCCCAGTCGCGCTTCTGGGAAAATCTGATTGGGCGGAGCCGCGCCTTCTGGTCAAGATACTATGGACAGGTGCAGCAGACCTTCCCGTTCCAGCTCGGACAAGTGACCGACGAGATGGTGTACCGGGCGGTGAACCGGGTGGAGCCGTCGCTGATCCGGATTGAAGCGGACGAAGTCACTTATAACCTACATATTATTATCCGCTATGAAATCGAGAAAATGCTGTTCAACGAAGGCTTGTCCGTGGACGATCTTCCGGATGTATGGAATGATAAGTATGAATCGTATCTTGGCGTTCGTCCGAAGCATGCGGGAGAAGGCGTGCTTCAGGATGTCCATTGGTCGGGCGGCGGATTCGGCTACTTCCCGTCTTATTCGCTCGGCAATATGTATGCGGCTCAGTTCATGCATGCGCTGCATCGAGGCATGCCGGATGTGGAGGACCGGATCGCCAGCGGCGAGCTGCTGGCGATTAAGGAGTGGCTGACCGAGCGCATTTATCAGCACGGCAAGCTGCTTACGCCTGCCGAGATCGTGATGCAGGTGACGGGGGAAGCGTTGAACCCGCAATATTTGGTCGATTACTTGTCGGCTAAAATGAAGGATGTATATAGCCTGTAA
- a CDS encoding PadR family transcriptional regulator: MLNTLSYGLLGLLASESCSGYDLMLRIQPFWQAKHSQIYPLLAKLEREGYVQYVRIEQKDKPDKKVYSLTEQGKQAVLDWLGEPPAEQLSRDELSLKAKCIWMIDRELAIPLFLTRKKQLETKIAYHEKLLQRIPEEERHVRSKKFGSYILLHRAISLATAQIEWCRWVVRMLEEEDSTS; encoded by the coding sequence GTGCTTAATACATTATCTTACGGACTACTCGGACTTCTTGCAAGCGAGTCTTGCTCCGGTTATGATCTAATGCTTCGCATCCAGCCGTTCTGGCAGGCGAAGCACAGCCAGATCTACCCGCTGCTGGCCAAGCTGGAGCGGGAAGGCTACGTTCAATATGTGCGCATTGAACAGAAGGACAAGCCGGATAAGAAGGTCTATTCGCTGACCGAACAGGGGAAGCAGGCGGTCTTGGACTGGTTGGGCGAGCCGCCGGCGGAGCAGTTGTCCCGCGACGAGCTCAGCCTGAAGGCCAAGTGCATCTGGATGATCGATCGTGAACTCGCCATTCCTTTGTTCCTGACACGCAAGAAGCAGCTGGAGACGAAAATCGCTTACCATGAAAAGCTGCTGCAGCGCATTCCCGAGGAAGAGCGTCATGTCCGCTCCAAAAAGTTCGGAAGCTACATTTTGCTGCACCGCGCGATCTCGCTCGCGACGGCCCAGATCGAATGGTGCCGCTGGGTCGTCCGGATGCTGGAGGAAGAGGACTCGACCTCCTAA